The proteins below come from a single Desulfitobacterium metallireducens DSM 15288 genomic window:
- a CDS encoding cell wall-binding repeat-containing protein: MRKTKKAIASLAIAGMVLSMAPLSVFGATTTDATRIAGADRYLTSIAVAEKAFTTATSAVIAAGNEDNLVDALAAAPLAAQEKAPIMLTDKANMNDDVKAELSKLGVKTVYVVGAAASTAVVDELTAAGFTVEKIQGADRTETTKLINAKLTAPKGTFVVGYNATADAMSAASFAAANNYAIVVANPDGSIPDGQAAVGTTYVLGGPTLVKDVALATRIYGADRYETNQKVLAQLAYEYGTVYVANGETLVDALVASVLAGQTQSPIALTDGTTVKAAAALGGKMAPDSTTVALGGTSVVSDAVKNSVAYVAPATLAVQSVTAIDGKDLKVTFNKAANKDSLKTYNNFTFKVTTGSSITLNSDTSTWETSDDLTSVTIPLTGNFYNGQSYKVSVDGVLDSNFAPMTKYTDSWHLFNDTTAPVLQSAAVKSGKLRLTFDEAVQGSMTVKVDGVQEATTVTPSTTAGATTADVTVSADALKTGTHNVIVYNAKDWAGLGNVSPIQTVTYTVTDDTTAPSVVSVVADGGNSFKVQFSEAIDTATLTTSNFVVKKGNATITTTSFSQDSSDKSLYTVYVDGTSDVSLYDTNATSTTLNVAVKNYHDGSNLYGAEYDATITLTKDTTGPAIVSSAVNTISGTNTLVVRFNEDLGAFSYDASKITVVKDGVLQNTTSSTTTGTKALNIVLSNSLSDGTYNVSLASSTVKDTVGNGNLALNTTVVVSNSAGTAYTGTITTSASTSGSADLLQINYNTTMSAIAADINNYQLDGMPLPTSATAYFTDASKQSVVIKFPAGTIDNNTNKLLAFSTAITTDSGNVIKNSDGTQKTMLVSLTDNIKPVLSSGKFVISTLSDTTTQTIKLTFNEIISASDKDDFKVTVNGVKIDVASISVNGTDKNVVLTLASTINMSQAVSVEVVKAADQTDTTMGTKDASTLHNTLTEGTVISVTEKTL; encoded by the coding sequence ATGAGAAAGACGAAAAAAGCCATAGCCTCCCTAGCTATCGCTGGTATGGTACTCTCCATGGCTCCACTAAGTGTATTTGGAGCAACAACTACAGATGCAACTCGAATTGCGGGTGCAGACAGATATCTTACTTCAATCGCAGTTGCTGAAAAAGCATTCACTACTGCTACCTCCGCTGTAATCGCAGCTGGGAACGAGGACAATCTTGTTGACGCTCTTGCTGCAGCTCCTTTGGCTGCACAAGAAAAAGCTCCAATTATGTTAACAGACAAAGCTAACATGAACGACGATGTTAAAGCTGAACTTTCTAAGCTCGGCGTTAAGACAGTCTATGTTGTTGGTGCTGCTGCTAGCACAGCTGTTGTTGACGAGTTAACAGCTGCTGGTTTCACAGTTGAAAAAATCCAAGGTGCTGATCGTACCGAAACTACAAAATTGATCAACGCTAAGTTGACGGCTCCTAAAGGAACCTTCGTAGTGGGTTACAATGCTACTGCTGATGCAATGTCTGCTGCTTCTTTCGCAGCTGCAAACAACTACGCTATCGTAGTTGCTAACCCAGATGGTAGCATTCCTGATGGTCAAGCTGCTGTTGGAACAACTTATGTTCTTGGCGGACCTACTCTTGTTAAAGACGTAGCTCTTGCAACCCGTATTTACGGTGCTGACCGCTATGAAACCAATCAAAAAGTTCTTGCACAACTCGCTTATGAGTATGGCACAGTCTATGTAGCAAACGGTGAGACTCTTGTAGATGCTCTCGTTGCTTCTGTACTTGCTGGCCAAACCCAATCTCCAATTGCTTTGACTGACGGAACGACTGTTAAAGCCGCAGCTGCTTTGGGTGGCAAAATGGCTCCAGACAGCACAACTGTTGCTCTTGGCGGAACTAGTGTAGTTTCTGATGCAGTTAAAAATAGTGTTGCTTATGTAGCACCTGCTACTTTAGCTGTTCAATCTGTAACTGCGATTGATGGTAAAGACCTTAAGGTGACCTTTAATAAGGCTGCTAATAAGGACTCCTTAAAAACATACAATAACTTTACCTTCAAAGTCACAACAGGCTCGTCAATTACACTTAATTCAGATACTAGCACATGGGAAACTTCTGATGACTTGACTAGTGTTACTATTCCGCTGACAGGTAACTTCTACAATGGTCAATCATACAAGGTTAGTGTTGACGGTGTCCTTGATAGCAATTTTGCTCCAATGACAAAGTATACGGATTCGTGGCACTTGTTTAATGACACAACTGCGCCTGTACTTCAATCTGCAGCAGTGAAAAGCGGAAAACTTCGCTTGACATTTGACGAAGCCGTTCAAGGCTCAATGACTGTAAAAGTCGATGGAGTTCAAGAAGCTACCACTGTTACCCCTAGCACTACTGCTGGAGCTACAACTGCTGATGTCACCGTTTCCGCTGATGCTCTAAAAACTGGAACCCATAATGTAATCGTATACAACGCAAAGGACTGGGCTGGGCTTGGCAATGTTAGCCCTATTCAAACTGTAACTTATACAGTAACGGATGATACGACCGCTCCTTCAGTTGTTAGTGTTGTTGCTGATGGTGGTAATTCTTTTAAAGTTCAATTTAGCGAAGCAATTGATACCGCCACACTTACAACGAGCAACTTTGTAGTTAAAAAAGGTAATGCTACGATTACTACTACGAGCTTTAGCCAAGATTCCTCAGATAAGTCACTTTATACCGTATACGTAGATGGAACATCTGATGTTTCGCTTTATGACACAAATGCCACATCAACTACTTTAAATGTAGCTGTGAAAAATTATCATGATGGTTCAAATCTCTATGGCGCGGAATATGATGCAACAATTACGCTGACAAAAGATACTACTGGTCCTGCGATTGTATCTTCTGCGGTAAATACTATTTCTGGTACTAATACCCTAGTAGTACGCTTCAACGAAGATTTGGGTGCTTTCAGCTATGATGCATCAAAAATCACTGTTGTTAAAGATGGTGTGCTTCAAAATACAACTAGTTCTACAACTACGGGTACCAAGGCATTGAACATTGTTCTTTCAAATTCATTATCTGATGGAACGTACAATGTTAGCCTAGCTAGCAGTACAGTCAAAGATACTGTTGGAAATGGTAACCTTGCGTTGAATACAACTGTTGTCGTTTCAAACAGTGCTGGTACAGCTTACACAGGTACTATAACTACTTCAGCCTCCACGAGTGGAAGTGCTGATCTCCTTCAAATTAACTACAATACTACGATGTCTGCTATTGCAGCTGACATCAATAATTATCAATTAGATGGAATGCCACTTCCTACTAGCGCAACTGCATATTTCACTGATGCTTCCAAGCAATCTGTTGTGATTAAGTTCCCTGCAGGCACGATTGACAATAATACTAACAAGCTTCTTGCTTTCAGTACTGCAATTACCACTGACAGTGGTAATGTAATCAAAAACAGTGATGGTACTCAAAAAACTATGTTAGTATCTCTTACAGATAACATTAAACCAGTATTATCATCTGGTAAATTTGTAATTTCTACACTCTCGGATACTACAACTCAAACCATCAAATTAACCTTTAATGAAATTATCAGTGCTTCTGACAAAGATGATTTCAAGGTTACTGTAAATGGTGTTAAGATTGATGTTGCTTCTATCTCAGTTAACGGAACCGACAAAAATGTAGTTCTCACTCTAGCAAGCACGATTAACATGTCTCAAGCTGTATCTGTTGAAGTTGTGAAAGCAGCTGATCAAACTGATACTACGATGGGCACTAAAGATGCTTCTACACTCCACAACACCTTAACAGAAGGTACTGTTATTAGTGTTACAGAAAAAACTCTGTAA
- a CDS encoding undecaprenyl-phosphate glucose phosphotransferase: MIRENQKILNNFQIILDQAMVAISLLVAYWLRFLDYQDSHLSLTSYLPTLILLVPLQFFLYYLLGLYEPRRRKSLSFEIVKVIQANFLSMLILFSLLYLIKAIDYSRQVIILFEIITSILTTIERIVLRIFLNHIRRQGYNKKHVLVIGTGRLARRLIRKLKENSYLGYEITGVIDDDTTIGKKLEEVSILGEIRELETLIRTLKIDDIFITISTKNYDKFRQIIHVCEKSGVRTQIVPDYAQFIPAKPEIDEIDGIPLINIRHVPLDNFIKTFSKRTFDIVSSFLGISICLPLFALIAISVKLDSPGPVFFAQERVGLNKKSFMMYKFRSMKVQSTENSDHVWTTEEDQRKTRLGGLLRKTSLDELPQLWNVLIGEMSLVGPRPERPYFVKQFKERIPRYMIKHHVRPGITGWAQVNGWRGNTSIRKRIEFDIYYIENWTFMFDLKILLLTVFKGFVNKNAY, encoded by the coding sequence ATGATTAGGGAGAACCAAAAAATACTAAATAATTTTCAGATAATCCTTGATCAAGCGATGGTTGCTATATCGTTACTAGTAGCATATTGGTTAAGATTCCTAGATTATCAGGATAGTCATTTATCTCTTACTAGCTACTTACCTACGCTTATTTTGTTAGTCCCCCTGCAGTTTTTCTTGTACTATCTACTTGGACTTTACGAGCCGAGACGTCGCAAAAGCCTATCCTTTGAGATTGTGAAGGTTATTCAGGCAAATTTTCTAAGCATGTTGATATTGTTTAGCCTTCTTTATCTTATTAAAGCAATAGATTACTCTCGGCAAGTCATTATCTTATTTGAGATTATAACAAGTATCTTAACAACCATTGAAAGAATTGTACTAAGAATATTTTTAAATCATATTCGCAGACAGGGCTATAACAAAAAACATGTTTTAGTGATTGGAACTGGGAGACTCGCAAGAAGATTGATAAGAAAACTAAAAGAAAATAGTTATTTGGGTTATGAAATTACAGGAGTCATCGACGATGATACAACCATTGGTAAAAAGCTTGAAGAGGTTTCAATTCTTGGAGAGATAAGGGAGCTTGAAACCCTAATTAGAACCCTAAAAATTGATGATATTTTCATTACTATCTCCACCAAGAATTATGATAAATTCAGACAAATCATTCATGTGTGCGAAAAAAGCGGAGTTCGAACTCAAATTGTACCAGACTACGCGCAATTTATTCCAGCTAAGCCCGAAATTGATGAAATCGATGGAATTCCCCTGATCAATATTAGGCATGTTCCCCTAGATAACTTTATAAAAACATTTTCGAAAAGAACATTCGACATTGTATCATCATTCTTAGGTATAAGTATTTGCTTGCCTTTGTTTGCTTTGATAGCAATTAGTGTAAAACTTGATTCACCAGGCCCAGTATTTTTTGCCCAAGAGCGAGTGGGACTCAATAAAAAGAGTTTTATGATGTATAAATTTCGATCGATGAAGGTACAGTCTACGGAAAACTCAGATCATGTCTGGACGACAGAAGAAGACCAACGTAAGACCCGATTAGGCGGTTTACTCCGGAAAACTAGTCTTGATGAGTTGCCTCAGCTCTGGAATGTTTTGATCGGAGAAATGAGTTTGGTTGGCCCCAGACCGGAACGTCCTTATTTCGTAAAACAATTTAAAGAAAGAATTCCTCGATATATGATAAAACATCATGTTCGTCCAGGCATTACTGGCTGGGCACAGGTTAACGGTTGGCGAGGGAATACTTCAATTCGTAAAAGAATTGAATTTGATATCTACTACATTGAAAATTGGACCTTTATGTTTGACTTGAAAATACTTCTTTTAACGGTATTTAAAGGTTTTGTAAATAAGAATGCATATTAA
- a CDS encoding S8 family serine peptidase, with amino-acid sequence MFKMLNKGLGLGLSLILLFGSVPGSTAAQVSLQTSDSEKTLVNPSLLDAEGQIQGPEGRLIVKLSPGTSPEAIAQSVQAELARKGPLQYITLALEPSRIEEVMTKLKAIPDVLSVSPSQQMKISSSVASTAVTDPYYSQQWGLTQAQVPKAWDLGATGDGIIVAIIDTGVDVGHPDLQGNLVPGYNAITGQTGLTATQDNNGHGTHVAGIVGAERDGSGIIGVAYQSKIMPIKAMDRHGEGSDDVIADGIVWAANHGAKIINLSIGTDTQAEILYEAIQYANDQGCLIIAAGGNKDEQSNFKTITFPAADPQVLAVTATDKADQLASFSLTGPNASLAAPGTDILSDYWQDGSGYATSDGTSMASPFVAGVAALVWSQHPDFSASQVRQDLEDSALDLGPVGRDSSFGYGRVDAYWAVKFAAEKAILSAPAQVSWAGGIVQGDPTQTSAQVEIPSRAFGTDQKQTIQLSMNTTTGAVSLPAGVNPVGEPLELAWEASPPVQKYLQLSLSTDPESFAPDSNRFLYIYHWSGTRWLKVGGGMNSGTVTVGITEPGIYQLGSALLPQVTRLAGADRIETALQISQVGFPDGADTVLLARAEDFPDALAGAPLAYKKHAPILLTNSTTLPESVLTEIQRLNPQQILLLGGTGAVSAEIETELQSQYSVRRLGGANRYATAQQIANELGMTGEAVVVNGDNFPDAISMSSIAAQYGVPILLTAVNDLPQETDQLLRQLAVTGTVVVGGKGVISTHTFELLPNSFRLAGQDRYATAAQVLKAFPPQGGMTFLATGENFPDALTGGVFAALNSTNLVLVSPTGLNGGEQNVLQGWSGKKVFAFGGKGVVSDSLLDQIQRMLQ; translated from the coding sequence ATGTTTAAGATGTTAAATAAAGGGCTAGGGTTGGGATTGTCCTTAATCCTTCTTTTCGGAAGTGTCCCCGGCTCTACAGCAGCACAGGTATCTTTACAAACTTCAGATTCAGAGAAGACTCTGGTGAATCCAAGCTTATTAGACGCCGAGGGACAAATCCAAGGCCCGGAAGGACGCCTTATTGTCAAGCTGAGCCCGGGGACATCACCTGAGGCCATTGCCCAATCGGTTCAAGCCGAACTTGCTCGCAAAGGTCCCCTACAGTATATAACGCTTGCGCTTGAGCCCAGTCGAATAGAGGAAGTCATGACTAAGCTTAAAGCGATACCGGATGTATTAAGTGTCAGCCCCAGTCAGCAGATGAAAATATCATCTTCGGTAGCGTCTACAGCGGTAACGGATCCCTATTATTCTCAACAATGGGGGCTGACTCAAGCACAGGTGCCGAAAGCCTGGGATTTAGGAGCAACAGGGGATGGAATAATCGTGGCCATCATCGATACCGGTGTCGATGTCGGGCACCCGGATCTTCAGGGCAACCTCGTTCCCGGTTACAATGCGATCACCGGGCAGACGGGACTGACGGCGACTCAGGATAATAACGGACATGGTACGCATGTTGCAGGAATTGTCGGCGCGGAGCGGGATGGAAGCGGAATCATCGGTGTAGCCTATCAATCGAAAATTATGCCGATAAAAGCGATGGATCGTCACGGTGAAGGAAGCGATGATGTCATTGCTGACGGCATTGTTTGGGCAGCAAATCACGGGGCTAAGATTATTAACTTAAGTATCGGTACAGATACCCAGGCGGAAATCTTATATGAAGCAATCCAGTATGCTAACGATCAGGGCTGCTTAATTATCGCCGCAGGGGGGAATAAGGATGAACAATCAAACTTTAAAACCATCACTTTTCCAGCCGCCGATCCCCAGGTTTTAGCGGTTACCGCAACGGATAAGGCGGATCAATTAGCCTCGTTCTCCTTAACCGGTCCCAATGCGAGTTTGGCGGCACCCGGGACAGATATTTTGAGTGACTATTGGCAAGATGGCTCAGGTTATGCTACCTCAGATGGGACCTCGATGGCCTCTCCCTTTGTTGCTGGGGTGGCCGCATTGGTGTGGAGTCAACATCCCGACTTTTCCGCGAGTCAGGTCCGTCAGGACCTTGAAGATTCAGCGCTAGATTTAGGACCGGTTGGTCGAGATTCCTCATTTGGGTATGGCCGAGTCGATGCGTATTGGGCGGTCAAGTTCGCAGCGGAGAAGGCAATCCTATCTGCACCGGCTCAAGTTTCTTGGGCTGGGGGGATTGTCCAGGGAGATCCGACTCAGACTTCCGCTCAAGTCGAGATTCCTTCACGAGCCTTCGGAACAGATCAGAAGCAAACGATTCAATTGAGTATGAATACAACCACAGGGGCAGTAAGTCTGCCTGCCGGAGTCAATCCCGTCGGGGAGCCTCTGGAACTGGCGTGGGAAGCAAGTCCTCCCGTCCAAAAGTACCTCCAACTTTCCCTCTCAACCGATCCGGAAAGCTTTGCACCGGATTCAAATCGTTTCCTCTATATATACCACTGGTCAGGAACGCGCTGGCTTAAAGTGGGAGGAGGCATGAATTCGGGTACAGTGACGGTTGGAATCACAGAGCCGGGGATCTATCAGCTCGGATCGGCTTTACTTCCCCAAGTAACTCGATTGGCCGGGGCAGACCGGATTGAAACGGCGCTTCAGATTTCTCAAGTTGGATTTCCAGACGGCGCAGATACAGTTCTCCTGGCGCGAGCGGAAGATTTTCCTGATGCTTTAGCCGGTGCACCCCTAGCGTATAAAAAACATGCCCCGATTTTACTGACGAATTCAACAACCTTACCGGAAAGTGTCTTGACGGAAATTCAACGACTGAACCCTCAACAGATCCTTCTTTTGGGGGGGACCGGAGCCGTTTCTGCTGAAATCGAAACAGAACTTCAGAGCCAGTACAGTGTCCGGCGGTTGGGCGGAGCGAATCGTTATGCTACAGCCCAGCAAATTGCCAATGAACTGGGGATGACAGGAGAGGCCGTCGTGGTGAATGGGGATAATTTTCCCGATGCCATTTCAATGTCTTCGATCGCAGCCCAATACGGAGTCCCGATTCTTTTAACAGCGGTCAATGATTTACCTCAAGAAACAGATCAACTCTTAAGACAGCTTGCCGTGACGGGGACAGTCGTGGTAGGGGGAAAAGGGGTGATTTCAACACACACGTTCGAGTTGCTCCCTAATTCGTTTCGTCTTGCAGGTCAAGATCGCTATGCTACTGCCGCACAAGTGCTAAAAGCGTTTCCACCTCAAGGGGGGATGACCTTCCTAGCGACCGGTGAGAATTTCCCGGATGCTTTGACCGGAGGGGTATTTGCCGCATTAAATAGTACGAATCTCGTTTTGGTCTCTCCAACAGGACTGAATGGGGGCGAACAGAACGTATTACAAGGGTGGAGCGGGAAAAAAGTCTTCGCCTTCGGAGGGAAGGGTGTCGTTTCAGATTCACTTCTTGACCAAATTCAAAGGATGTTACAGTGA
- a CDS encoding O-antigen ligase family protein, with product MKQLATKFEKMPQYLWPVILVLMIVPLIVHLKVVPLTGDLFNYWTGDSENLDFFSYYKSIFLILLSCSALILYFVDRVFLKAEGIPKYYILIPLAAYGLLITLSSMLSEHKEIALQGFPDRYEGMYVLLGYLIICTVLILTDIKERQAKQFFYALTFTSTVVGIIGLFQYFGLDFWRSTIGGHLILPSQYIDNLGKLKFSLGDHAVYSTLYHYDYYGSFGALIIPITLAIAFLTKNKVYKWTSALVSMLMVVTLFASGSRAGLVGLAVAIVLMLSFSYRDIFAHRKLVVGFVIILFICLIGLNFVSGRVIEKRIGTLYQDVKLVFSSNSKGDDNYNVPLKNLRVSENKAIVETDSETLTLVYDKEGLKFFDSDEKPLNLNIDNNGKIQLQDSRYKDYTIITTKQKETRIVQVIKGPIKLNFGLIGAEIKILDNKGQIVELKPIQSWGFNGMELIGSSRGYIWSRSIPLLKDTLFIGHGPDTFAIYFPQYDFKGKMYAYSNDMWQIVDKPHNLYLQMAINTGVLSLISFLVLIAMYTTTSVKAYFRRRSNVFITILGFGIFFGIYGYLVTGFFNDSVVSVSPVFWILLGLGISINRNVIKQCDKKQ from the coding sequence TTGAAGCAACTTGCAACAAAATTTGAAAAAATGCCACAATACCTTTGGCCTGTTATTTTGGTTCTAATGATTGTGCCACTAATTGTGCATCTAAAAGTAGTGCCACTTACGGGAGATTTATTCAATTATTGGACTGGAGATTCTGAAAATTTAGATTTCTTTTCATATTATAAAAGTATTTTTCTGATTCTTCTTTCTTGTTCAGCACTTATACTATACTTTGTAGATAGAGTTTTTTTAAAAGCTGAAGGCATACCAAAGTATTACATACTTATTCCACTGGCAGCTTACGGTTTGCTTATTACTTTATCAAGTATGCTTTCTGAACATAAAGAGATTGCCCTGCAAGGTTTTCCAGATCGCTATGAAGGAATGTATGTCCTTCTAGGATATCTAATAATTTGTACAGTTTTGATTTTAACAGATATTAAAGAACGCCAAGCTAAACAGTTTTTTTACGCTCTGACATTTACTTCAACAGTAGTTGGCATAATTGGACTATTTCAGTATTTTGGGTTAGACTTTTGGCGTTCAACTATAGGCGGCCATTTAATTTTACCAAGTCAATATATTGATAATCTAGGAAAATTAAAATTTTCACTTGGTGACCATGCAGTTTATTCAACTTTGTACCATTACGATTATTATGGAAGTTTTGGCGCACTGATAATTCCAATTACACTTGCCATTGCATTTTTAACAAAAAACAAGGTATATAAATGGACTTCTGCTCTTGTTAGCATGTTGATGGTAGTAACTCTGTTCGCTTCGGGATCTAGGGCCGGACTAGTAGGATTAGCCGTAGCTATCGTGTTAATGTTATCTTTTTCATATCGTGATATTTTTGCACATCGGAAATTAGTGGTTGGATTTGTTATAATACTATTTATTTGCCTTATCGGTTTGAATTTTGTATCTGGACGCGTAATAGAAAAACGAATCGGAACATTGTACCAAGATGTCAAATTAGTCTTTTCTAGTAATTCTAAGGGTGATGATAATTATAATGTACCTCTAAAGAATTTAAGAGTTAGTGAAAACAAGGCTATTGTTGAAACGGACAGTGAGACTTTAACACTAGTCTACGACAAGGAGGGCCTTAAATTCTTTGATTCTGATGAAAAGCCATTAAACTTGAATATTGATAACAACGGTAAAATCCAACTACAGGATAGTAGATATAAAGATTACACCATTATAACAACAAAACAAAAGGAAACAAGAATTGTACAAGTAATCAAGGGCCCCATTAAGTTGAATTTTGGGCTAATTGGAGCTGAAATAAAGATTCTGGATAATAAAGGGCAAATTGTTGAACTTAAGCCGATTCAGAGCTGGGGTTTCAATGGAATGGAACTTATTGGTTCCTCAAGAGGATACATATGGTCTAGATCAATTCCGTTATTGAAGGATACGTTGTTCATTGGTCATGGTCCGGATACTTTTGCAATCTATTTTCCTCAGTATGATTTTAAAGGAAAAATGTATGCGTATAGTAATGATATGTGGCAAATTGTAGATAAACCTCATAACTTATACTTACAAATGGCAATTAACACAGGAGTTTTATCGCTTATTTCGTTTCTTGTTCTTATTGCAATGTATACGACTACAAGCGTTAAGGCCTATTTTAGGCGCAGATCAAATGTGTTTATCACAATTTTGGGGTTTGGTATATTCTTCGGAATATATGGATATTTAGTTACAGGTTTCTTTAATGATAGTGTAGTTTCGGTTTCTCCTGTCTTCTGGATTTTACTTGGCTTAGGTATTTCAATCAATCGTAATGTTATTAAACAATGTGATAAGAAACAATAA
- a CDS encoding cell wall-binding repeat-containing protein: MWQRLVKGSALLFLGLVFWLGVQNPVSASPLTADTTRIYGSDRIETAIKISQNGWTGASTVLLARADNFPDSLVSVPLSKRLDAPILLTYPEQMDSNVLQEIQRLGANHVILLGGEGVMGAPITNALDQAGIQWERIGGQDRYETAALVAERLGGNGQAILANGDTFPDALAIGPYAGATETPILLTQASQLPQSTQTELKKLAATETLVVGGEGAVSSNITQGLTGVQRLYGKDRYETASRVYWFSQENLSKTPTSGIPKAYLVTGEDFPDALVAGALAAKQNTPLFMAQKDSLSGVTYSAMINATGGDRLWVILVGGTGVLSTQVQEMVAGTILPPTLLAGKTIIVDPGHGGPDTGAIGPSGTYEKNNTLPVGLDLADLLRSSGANVILTRSSDVSPAGGDYTEINDLKARVNMANQNKADLYVSIHNDSFSNPDAGGTTTYYSVDSPVASQSSALGADIQQEVVKKLGLYNRNVKSANFYVIKNTSMPAVLVELGFISNPTEEKLLSSADFQKKAAEGIYSGILAYQGY, from the coding sequence TTGTGGCAACGACTCGTTAAAGGGAGCGCATTACTGTTTCTCGGATTGGTGTTTTGGCTTGGTGTGCAAAATCCAGTGAGTGCATCTCCTTTAACAGCAGATACAACACGCATTTATGGATCAGACCGCATTGAAACCGCCATCAAAATCTCCCAAAATGGTTGGACAGGGGCCTCGACAGTCCTTCTAGCCCGGGCAGATAACTTCCCCGATTCCCTGGTTTCGGTTCCTCTATCCAAGCGTTTAGATGCGCCCATCCTTTTGACCTATCCGGAACAAATGGATTCCAATGTACTCCAGGAAATCCAGCGTTTAGGGGCAAATCACGTGATCCTGCTCGGGGGTGAAGGAGTCATGGGAGCCCCGATCACAAATGCACTTGATCAAGCCGGGATTCAGTGGGAACGGATTGGGGGTCAGGACCGCTATGAGACCGCAGCTTTAGTGGCTGAGCGGTTAGGCGGAAATGGACAAGCGATCTTGGCGAATGGGGACACCTTCCCCGATGCTTTAGCCATTGGTCCGTATGCGGGAGCAACTGAAACTCCGATTCTTTTGACTCAAGCGTCACAATTACCGCAATCGACTCAAACCGAACTGAAGAAGTTGGCCGCTACGGAAACCCTTGTGGTGGGTGGAGAGGGCGCCGTCTCGTCGAATATTACTCAGGGGTTAACCGGAGTGCAGCGTCTTTATGGAAAAGATCGCTATGAGACGGCATCTCGTGTTTATTGGTTTTCTCAAGAAAATTTATCCAAGACCCCCACAAGTGGAATACCTAAAGCGTATTTGGTTACAGGAGAAGATTTTCCCGATGCCTTAGTGGCGGGAGCGCTCGCTGCGAAACAAAATACACCGCTGTTTATGGCCCAGAAGGATAGCTTATCGGGCGTAACCTATTCAGCGATGATTAATGCAACGGGGGGAGATCGGCTCTGGGTCATCCTCGTAGGAGGCACTGGCGTTCTTTCAACCCAAGTTCAAGAGATGGTTGCGGGGACGATTCTACCGCCCACCCTCTTAGCAGGGAAGACGATTATCGTCGATCCTGGCCATGGGGGACCTGATACAGGGGCTATCGGACCAAGCGGAACCTATGAGAAGAATAACACCTTGCCGGTTGGACTTGACTTAGCGGATTTGCTCCGATCCTCTGGGGCTAATGTGATCCTGACGCGCTCATCGGATGTATCTCCAGCGGGGGGCGATTATACCGAAATCAATGATTTGAAGGCTCGCGTCAATATGGCCAATCAGAATAAGGCCGATTTATACGTCAGTATTCATAATGATTCGTTCAGCAATCCAGACGCTGGAGGAACCACGACCTATTATTCGGTAGACAGCCCAGTCGCCAGTCAATCAAGCGCCTTAGGAGCGGATATTCAGCAAGAGGTGGTTAAAAAGCTCGGGTTATATAATCGGAATGTTAAGAGTGCCAACTTCTATGTTATTAAAAATACGAGCATGCCCGCGGTTTTGGTTGAACTTGGATTCATCTCAAATCCGACTGAGGAGAAGCTTCTCAGTTCTGCTGATTTCCAAAAGAAAGCGGCCGAAGGAATCTATAGCGGAATACTCGCTTATCAAGGTTATTAA